The genomic region actccgattcacttttactttacgtggttggtgtataaaaataacccagatcaccatgtggaaggTGTCGTGATAAATCtagttatgaggggaatgagctgcttggcggaggtctgcgctctctgggtgcttttctagttcattcattaattcatcttcttgaagacgcaACGAtcgtaatcgtctcgtcttcagccgttTATCCAAAATTCAGGCCGCAGGTGTTgcttggagcctatcccagaggTGTTgcttggagcctatcccagcaggctacaggagagaggcagggtacaccctggaggagtcgccagctcatcgctgGGTCACacatagaaaaacaaatcttcAAGCTCACACTCATAACTAAGGACAATTTTAGTGTGGCCCttagttgcatgtttttggaggtgggaggaagctgaagAATCCAGAAAGAACCCATAgaacataaaaacagaaatgcgCCAGGGGGGCTGGAACTgagaccttcttgctgtgaggccatcTAGATGAAgtcacatgtttgtttttccagccAGAAACCCAGATACATGCGTGTAAGCAGTGTTTACATATGCAAAACATGAAAAGACCAACCTGGCCCTTTAGGCTTCCGGTCTGTGATGCGTCCAAGTCTAAAGATGACAGCCCGTTCATACTCCTTCACTATCTGGATGTTAGAAATGCAGCCAGCCACAAAGGCAGCACAAGCAAAAAAGGTTATATGGAGGCTGGGTTACCCTGCTTTAAACTCCATATGTGTAAAAGTGGATCATCTTTATCATACCTGtgacaaattaattaaaatagcactttaaatgtgttttttttttcattcaaaatTGTCAAAGTCAAACATAAAGATTCGATCAGAGTAATTAAAAGGTGCtgttatcacacacacatccaaagcGAGAAGGTGAAACGACCTGTGCAACGCCTGTCTTGGATTCGAAAATAAAATTCCACTCACAAATTTAGAGCACGAATACTGACATAAAAACATAACCACAGCACGTTGAATGCACatatgtctgtttttattgtattgcGTGATGCAACCCTTACCAGTAGCGTTCATCAGTGACAACATACTCTACCTTGACACACATGAAGATTGTGAGTGGAAAGGTGACTGCTATAAAGATGAGGGATATAAAGACCAGCAGCCAGCCGAAGCATCCCAGGCTCCCCGAGGATTTATCTGTAGACAGTAAAACAGAGTTGCGTTTAGGCGATTATCTCTGGTGATGCAATCCATCTCTATAGGAGGTACAGCAGCATCAACGTGAGCCCGCTTTACCTACTGAAATATTCATGTCACCTGTAAAGCGCCTGTGATCAAGTTCTGTCCTTCAGTGGCAGAGTGAATGCTACAGAATTAAACTCTTTGTCTTTAATGTAGATTTTTTCACCCTTTTATTGTATCTGCAGCTGCACTATTTCACTTATTCTATAGTTATCAGCTGATGCTTCTATTGAATTCCAAACTCATGATCTGAACTCTCTGCTGAACgcctcatttaaaataaagaaatgcattatTAAACATCTAAATAACAGACGCTGAAAACATTGGAAAAAGAACTTGCCTTCGACATTCTCCACAGCGCTGATCTGGAGTTTTCCTTGCGTGACCATCGCCGCTGTGCTGGACGTCGTTGAGATCATTAGTGAGTGTGTTTTTTCAGTGCGATGGAGCGAATGAGGCAGAATTGTGCTTGTTTACCTGTCAGCGTTCCCTGTGGGGGGGTGTGGCTTATTCCCAGGCCTCGTCACCTGTCGGTGCTCGTGAGCCCAAGACACACCCAGACGCACAAACGTGGACTCCCCTTTGTGGCTCTTCTGCACTCGCCTGCGGATGTCAGCATGGTAGCCCGATCCGCAGAGCCTCGTCTGTGACCCCTGGACTTGAAAGCAAAGGTCAGCTCTCGTGCTTTCCTCTTATAGGCCTCCTTCCATCCCGCGTCCAGGAGTCTGACACCTGCTGCGGCGCAGGTGATCAATAAACAATGTGTGGCGCACAAGTCGTGAAACAAGAGAGCTGGTGCAGGCGCATGAAAGTGATCGTGTTCATGTCTCCCCTCTGTCACCTACAACAGGTTTACCATTGAAAATGTGCACGGAACAGGAGTTTTGcatctcttcttcttccgttGCGACGCAGATCTCTCTCTGACCAGAGAAGTCAGAAGGATGCTATCTAACATACTATACAGTATTCCTATATTAAATGTCTGCTGTCAGACAGAAGCACAAACTGTAGAGTCTTTATAACTCCCACCGCACTGGGTGGTCAAGCcgtttattgattattatcgCTTCAAATTTTTTAtcacaaattgtttttgttttttactgaatAAAGTTTTCAACTGATTTTTACGGCGCTCACAGGGTTTCCTGTAATGTAGCCATGGCAAACGAAATCTTCTGCTCACACCAAAGATCATTGACAATATGAATTGGAGAACTTCACCAAGAACCTGAAATAAccattaaattgttttcagatttactgcattaaattattttcagatttaCTGCATTAAATTATTTGTGGAAACAGAGTATGTAACAAGTGGCAGTGGCAGGTCTGTTGATATATCTGCTGACAGGTTGAAAATGCTGTTCATATTCTGTTTACCGAAACATTTGGCGTAATTAATCTCACAGAATTACTGGATGTTTGTGAAAGGTTTTATTAGAATAAATATGGCCAGCAAATTATTTAAACATTTGCTCGGTTTACAAGCTATTCAAATATAGCCATATATTGTGCTTTTTTAAAGTCTAAGACCATATTTAATAAGACGTTGCCAAAATAAAATTTGAGCCATCtttttttgataaaaaaaaggacaaaatagCAAAACACTTGGCTCAGTTGGTCGGATCCTCATCGTCGGGCGCTAGCTCTCTCCATCATATATTTGCGACTGAGCTCATAGACCAAGAAGAGGGCTCCGTTGGCAGGGAAGGTGCGTATCATGGTAGGTGCCAGGCCAGAGTACAGAGCGGTGAACCCTGTGGATGACAGAGAGTCAGTCCCCACAGATCAGGGAGGCCCCAAGCTCACACCAATTAGTAAGaggatgcacacacaaacactctttAAGCCACAatgagattttctttctttcttcaattCTAATAAACTGAAAGGCCACCTGAAAACTTCACAGGCCAatactgaagtttttttttacttgatcaGCAAACAACACTTTGTCACGTAAATATGTGCCAATGTTATGACAAAACACTAAAACCATGTCCCTAATACTGACTCCGTCCTCTTCTGCCACCAAAACAGCATTGACCCATCAGTGCTTCCGTAGTTATGTGTCAGTATCTGGCCCCATGATGTTGGCATCAGATTGTTAGGTCCTGTTTTTTGTCCAGGAATGAGTCTCTATTGCTGGTTTCATCCCACAGATGATTGATTGGATTATGATGTGGGATGTTTCTCAACCAATTACATTCAGTAATTCTGActtttgatggtttggacatgtccagaggagagatagggactatatcagtagaaggatgctgaggatggaactgcagggctagaggtcgacccaggaggagatacgtggacgtagtgagagaggacatgagagtggctggtgtggaggacgatgcaaaggacagggtgaagtggagaacgtttacttgctgtggcgacgcatgacgggacaagccgagagtACAGCAGTAGTGGTACCGTCAGAGGAAGATTTATTGAACCTATGTGTCTGTTGTTTGTTGGTCTGGTTGCTGTGTCTGTTTGCATTTGCTTGTTGAATTAGTCGTTTccacatctttttttcattacgGCAGATATGTCTCAAACATTCTCGTTTCACAGCTCAACACTGCACAGAAATAATCTTCAGAAACAATTTGAGGCGAGAAGAAGCAGCCGATGCAGTAACAGAATCTTGGCCCATGTTTGTACAGCACCGCATAGTTGACCAAAGTTTGGGGAGAGATATGTGTTCAGAAGCCGCTGACGATTCTCCAAGCCTCATTGAATAAACAGAGCACAGATTTGGTCTGCTTTGGATTGACTTGTTGGTGCGGTAGTGTGGCATCTTCCGCCAGTGAATGTCAGCTGTTTGATTTGAAGCGATGCTTTAAAATTCCCTTAGAAAGTGCACTTGAACTTTAACCACTTACGATGAACCTCATTCTTAAGCCTTCTTTCAGGACATTCATTCTAACTGTCTTTTCAACTTGTCAGTATTAAACCTCCtcaaaaatatttcatctgCTGCTTTTGAGCTTTAAACATAAATTGACTTCTGAAACGGaatcactttattttattacttgCATGTTCAACATCTATATTTTACATTTGCTAACTTTGAAGTTAAACACGCTTTAGGCTGTCTGATAATCGATCGGTCCTTCCCCACGAGTGAGGagctgaatgggggggggggggttaacagaGGATAAGAGAATATCAGTTGAGAAAAGAAATCATGTTCTTTGACAGCTGTTCTCTCCAGAAATAGCGTCTGTTACTGTTGAGCTTGTTGAACTTGACAGCGGTCCTCTCTGCTGAGCACAAAGAGCCTAATTATATCCTTCAACCCATGATTGATTACTGGGCCGTATACAGAAGACCACTAAATTGTTATCTCCCGCCTTTTCTGCTAAAGCGTGGTCACTGTGTTGCTGAGATTACTTCTGGGAAAATGTAAATTTAACGAGACAACACTCAGACTGTTttccactttaaaaaaacaacagaccaaTCACAGTTTGACTCCCAGATAATGAAAGTCGACGCTTAAAAGTTAGCAATCAACACGTTTATCATTATTAATTTGTGTGAATCATtcaataaaaaacatattttttttaggtaGGTGGTTTCCTTCAGGATGTAGCTAAGAAACTTTGGAAGACggatttcatttgacctttcagTGAATCAGCACAATATCATCTGCAATTTGATTTTCGTTTGTAAGTGCGTATTACGTATATGTAGTACGGTTAAAGTTTTTAAGTCCCACCTGGGCCTACCTGTGcaaatgactttaaaatgttctatGAAACGTTCACTGACATTTGAGGCCACACTAGAACTCTAGAATCTATCTGTTCCTGGCTCTAAATTTTTGTTTAActgttttctttgatttgaCACCTACTTATACGTGAAGTTTCATAAAAGTCTGTTTGTGACTTCTTGTATAATCCTGCCAACAGTCAAACCAACACTTGCAAGACATAACGGTTCCAATCTTACCCTCAGTGCGTATGATCCCCTTCAAGGTCTTAATGAAGCCCACTTGCTTCCCACCTAAAGAGTACACCTGGATCCTTGACTTCACACAGTCTATGGGGAAGACCATAAACCAGAGACAAGCTCCTCCCAATCCACCACTAAACATGAGTGGAAGAATACCTATAAGACCAAAAACCGTTGTGTTGGCGCAGATCACACAAGCAAGGTCATCATAGCATAAACTGGAAAATGGAAAAGCGGCATACCTATACTGTCCTTGTCCGTGCCCATGTACTCTGCAAATTTAGACCGTGACAATTCGTACGCCCCAAAAAAGCAGAAGTAGCCTGGTACCTCCCTCGCCATGGTGGATGTCAGCCCCTCATAGAAACCCAGAGGACCATTTGTCTTCAACACGGCCTTTACCACGGTCCACGCCGTGCTGTGGTTGCACCGCAAAACACAATCAGCAGTGCACCGAGGGAAGGGTcagcatgttctctttctcgTCACCAACCTTCTCTGGCCACTTGCGATCTTGCCAGAGCCTTCCATTTCATGCATGGCCTGCAGGCGACACTTCACCAGCTCAGTGGGACAAACAACCAGCGAAGAGAAGATGGAGGCGAAAGACCCGGAAGACGCCTTCTGAACGTCGCTGTTGAACATTGATAGAGTAGagtggaaataataaatggggggggggggggagagaataaGGTGTAAATAAGACTTGCTATATCAGTTTTAGGGGATTACTCTGGATATTTAGACTTAATAGAGAACtatcaataaatattatttgttcTGTTCACCCACAAATGAAACGTATACCAATCATTCAATAATCTCATTGTAGAAGCATCCTGTAAATGTAGAGGATACAATTGTCCAGGTGCATGGTTCTCGATTTAGATATGAATCTATCATAATGTATTAATCTGCAGTGGGTAAACTATGTTTACAGTCTAGTATATATTATGCGCATGTAGGTCGGAGCACGCACAAATACAAAAGGCCAAATTTGGAGAGAGATGGTGGAGTGACAGGTCGACACGTGGTGGTGCACTGGAAGCAGTCTGGGGTTCCGTGGTTTGCTCAGGGGCTCCTCTGCAATGCCCACGAGGTGAACTGGGACCTCCAGCTTCCAGTCCACACTACATACTGTGGCCCATGCTGGTCTTGGCCCACCCATGAGAGTCCTGGCCTTCTTATATTTGACCAAttaacatgtatttattcatcacATTAGCTCGTCTGAAAAGGCAAAACAGTAAACTGAAGAACTAGTCCAGAGCTCTGTGTCCCAAAACTAGAAACGCATGACTGGTAACTCCGAGAAGTCACGCCGAGGCTCTTTTCATGGACACACCGATAAACACACAGgaaagttggcgtcagacctGAGATCAGCTCCTTTATCCACTCCGCAAACAAAGCGAACCATATCCTGGGAGAAACCGTAGCTCAGGAAGAGCACAGCGTTTTCACCGATGTTGGACACAAGGGCCGGTGTCGTGCCTTTGTAGAGGCCGCGCAGTCCCACCAGTCTGTAGGTGGACACGAAGCAGTGGACGAAGCTGCGGTACATCGTGGGGAACGTCTGCATCTTCACTTTAACTGTGTCAAAGGATTGGCCACTCAGCACGCAAGCTGTACCGCCTGAGGATGGATTCCAAGGGACGGCAGAGAGATTAGATTGCTGGTTACATCAGAATTGCAAAATCAAATGCGGCAAAAGGCCCTTTAGCACACAATATATTTACATGCAAATCTCATTTATCCATCCTTTGTAAATGAGTGTTAAGGGGGGGGCACCCGTGGtttacattgtgtttgtgtcctgAGCCCATAGAGCAAAACCaaatccatccattgtctttgtTTAAGGACACATTGAGCCTGGTTTTATTTGTTcatggtttaacatctcctctgCTCTGACAGATTGTAGAATGTTAGACCCGTAACACATGGAGTCTCAAGAGGTGCTGCAGGAGGGGACTCTAGTGTCCCACTAAGGAAAAGCACATTTGGTGagtctgccttttcctttaaaagcTGCGTGAGTGGAACTCCATCCCAGTGACTGTTAGAAATGAGGATGTCtagaatgcatttaaatttcaacGTAAGAAATGGCTCATTAGCCTCTCTTGTCTTGTCACTGCTGAAATAactctgctgtttgtgttgctgGCTGGCACCTAGCAGCTGACTTAGAACTGGTTTCGGACCACGGGAACCCGACTGTTTAATTAAAGTAATTAGTAACGAATTAaagtaaagcgctttgagcaccgcaaagcggtggaaaagcgctatataagtccagtccatttaccattttgctgttgtttacttgtttggCAACTCACTGTATCATGTGCTTTATGATTCTAGTTATTATGAATTGTAAGTCTTGAAACTGCATGTTTTGGTATGACTgaaaatgtttatattttatattgattttaattgtgtttattatatTTAGGGTGACTTAAAACATCTGGCACATTTactgaaatgttcattaatgtgcactgtccctgtttaaaaaaaaaaagataaataaataaataatagtaaCATCTGTGTATAAAAAGGTTGTTATAACTATTCAGGTGAGAGGGTAATAACCACACACTGTGTTTAATAACTGTGACATTACCAAATAAACACAGCACGCGGGTTCCCTTATAAACTGAGAGCCTGTGATCCATCGTCCACCCACCCAGATCGGGTTCATATCGATTACTAACCCGCTGCTCCAGCTGAGAAGTCGATGATCGCTTGCACTGCGGGATGCAGGGCCATGATGACGCGGTGGATCTGAAAGGAGAACGCGCGTCACCGTGGCTTTGTGGGTTTCACCGTGTTCGTTCGGCAACGATCCGATGGAGTGTTTTACACGTTTCATTCTCACCTGTCGCGTCCTCGGTCCTCTGCGTCGTTGATACGGTATTTGCGTCCCTTCCAATCAACGGTAAAACACTTTCTGCGCTGCGTAAGGGGTCCGATCAACGTGAGCGCAGAGACAATCCTCAGCGTTCCATATGGACGTTCACCGAGTCACGTGATGAGGttagagaacaaacaaacaaacagaaacaaaggcCAGGACTTGGTTTGTTCTAAAACGTGTCCGGTCGTTGCGGCGCTAATGCCCTTTATTCACTTTACGCGCGACGGCGCGTTGCTGTTGGTGCTGCGCATCTGGATTAAATATTAGGATAGCATTAGGCCAAACGGTTTGGCATTACTTTAGGCATAAACTGTAAGAGGATATTAGAAAACATTGTTGTCCCTTCCTCGGAACAAAGCAAGAACGCGCTTATTCGTGACGCAAGACGGCGCtggaataatgaatgaataatgtctTTATCTTTTCCCGACTTGATTACTGTAAATTACTATaatcgaaataaataaataaatacaaatacaaaatacaatacTAAAAGTGTCTTCGGATGATTCCAAACTGCTGCTGTATATAAACCAAAGATCGGCTTCACGTTTGAAGTTGTTTTAGCAGATCTACAGTAACTTCCTGTTCCTGATCAAGGTCCTCCTCCGTACAGGTTGCGTGCTCTGTATCACTGTTAGTTAAAGATGATTACGCTCATTTTCTAAAACAGTATATTTTATGTTTGCTGAACTTTTTAAAACGATTGTTTCATCCAATTAATTTGTTTTAGcgaacattttcttttaattctaTTTCTAATATTAAGGTGTacaaataatttatataattattattattatattctgtGACTGTGGGGAGTTTCGTTTTTAAATGCAGCGCAAATGAACTACAGCACTTAAAATaattcctttttgttttaccgCAGATTGAAGGCGAACGCTCGTTGTAGTACCTAAACATTGCCACTAGATGTCAGTCGATGTCAAGTTCATAGTTGATAGAAGACAGCAACAAAGCCAATGAGCCACCGGAGCGGTCAAGGTCCGGCTAATGACGTCACCAACTGTTTACTTTTAACAGGAGTTCTTGTAGTTCAGTCAACATTTTATTCGATCTCTTACCGCTGTGTTTTAtagtattactattattattgttgtcattttattagTAGTATATGGATTATTATTAGCAGTACTGTAGGTGTAGTCTTTATTACACTTTGTAAAAGgtttatttattcagttattACTTTTCTCTGCATCCCTGTTCCTAACTCCCTTTTTGTCTTCACATCTATGCCTCTCTCACCCCATCTTTCTTCAGTATTTCCCTCTATCTTGCTCTTTATTCTAATCTATCTAATCTGCCCTTCTCTCTAATCCCAAATGATCAATGCAGAAGGGAGACTATAAGTATATGAGTCTTGCTCGGGGTTCctgcctgttaaaaggcagCTATTTCCTGCCACTGTCCAAGTTATTcctcatgtggggggggggattgttctTGGTCTTTATATAAAAGTATAGTCTGTATAAAAGAGGTCTAGACCTGCTCTTCTTGGAATGTGCTTTGATTCAACGTTTGTTGTGATTTCGTCCCATGCAAATGGGATTGACCTGACCTGCAAGCAGCAGAAGTCTTTTTTTGACTGAGTAATCGGAACGAACCAGAAGATGGAGTACAAATAACGTGAACTAATTTCGAGGTCAATAAACTGCTCTCTTACTATACAGCCAAAAACATTTGATCTCAGATGAAACGTTTACTTGCTTGGGGCggggattattttatttttttcattcaactCCTCCGACGTCGCTCATTGGTCCGCCTCCGGCGTCAATCAAATGAGGGCGGGGTCAGCTGCAGAGCGATAGTTCCAGTAAGTCCTCACATGCTGCTCAACAGAGTCAACAGGCTGTTCGAGGCGCATCAGACCGTCACCGGAGAACCGGAGAACCGGAGAACCGGACCGAGCCAGCGGGACACTTTGATCATTCTTTTTAACCTGAGAGGCATTTTTTGGAGGAAACTTTTTATTCCTGTCGACGCAGATGTTTACCGGCTTGGGATGTGACTTTCAGCGGAGACTTGGCGCGCACGCGTAGCATTCGTTTCCCGGACAGAGTTATCTCCTGTGACGCGCGCACGTTCACAAAAGGCGCGGGCTCGTGACTTTTCTGAGGTTCGTAACATTTACATGACATTGTAACACCTCGGTTCCGGCACCTTGTCTACCATGGCGGAAGCGGACCGGCAGCCACACCTGCTGGACATCGACCCGGATTTCGAGCCCCTGTCGCGGCCCCGCTCGTGCACTTGGCCCCTGCCCCGGCCGGAGTTTATCAACCCGGGCGACTCCAACACGTCCTCGCCGGTGCCGTCTGTGAAGCAGGAGCCCGCCGGCAACAGCCTcagcctgctggaggagagcgaggacTTCACGCAACAGAAGCCGCTCATCCGGTGCACCGACTTCCAGTGTCAGGAGAGCTGCGTCCAccagcagcctcctcctcctcctcctcctcctcctcctcagcatcagcagcatcagcatcatcct from Brachionichthys hirsutus isolate HB-005 chromosome 11, CSIRO-AGI_Bhir_v1, whole genome shotgun sequence harbors:
- the slc25a15a gene encoding solute carrier family 25 member 15a yields the protein MALHPAVQAIIDFSAGAAGGTACVLSGQSFDTVKVKMQTFPTMYRSFVHCFVSTYRLVGLRGLYKGTTPALVSNIGENAVLFLSYGFSQDMVRFVCGVDKGADLSDVQKASSGSFASIFSSLVVCPTELVKCRLQAMHEMEGSGKIASGQRSTAWTVVKAVLKTNGPLGFYEGLTSTMAREVPGYFCFFGAYELSRSKFAEYMGTDKDSIGILPLMFSGGLGGACLWFMVFPIDCVKSRIQVYSLGGKQVGFIKTLKGIIRTEGFTALYSGLAPTMIRTFPANGALFLVYELSRKYMMERASARR